The following coding sequences are from one Oncorhynchus clarkii lewisi isolate Uvic-CL-2024 chromosome 20, UVic_Ocla_1.0, whole genome shotgun sequence window:
- the LOC139377375 gene encoding homeobox protein GBX-1-like, with the protein MQRPGGQGTAFSIDSLIGTPQPRPGHLLYTGYPMFMPYRPLMIPQSLSHSHLPSGIPPLAPLASFAGRLTNTFCASLGQGMPSMVALTTTLPSFSDPPDSFYPPQELPGPRLSADPGTRRQESPHSDDLHGRDKGSDLLNFSETFQTIPGETKLYSSDDEKLDLKSADTACSDREDSSAVDSENESVSDGNNCGALSQKSKLKPGSQEALPPGSSVGKSRRRRTAFTSEQLLELEKEFHCKKYLSLTERSQIAHALKLSEVQVKIWFQNRRAKWKRIKAGNVNNRSGEPVRNPKIVVPIPVHVNRFAVRSQHQQIEQTRP; encoded by the exons ATGCAAAGACCGGGCGGCCAAGGGACGGCGTTTTCGATTGACTCCTTGATAGGAACTCCGCAACCTCGCCCGGGACACCTGCTCTACACGGGCTACCCGATGTTTATGCCATACAGACCCTTAATGATTCCTCAATCTTTATCTCATTCACATTTACCATCTGGCATACCTCCTTTGGCGCCGTTGGCATCTTTCGCTGGACGTCTTACCAACACATTCTGTGCGAGTTTGGGACAGGGGATGCCGTCGATGGTGGCTCTCACCACAACACTGCCAAGTTTTTCCGATCCGCCGGATAGTTTCTATCCTCCCCAAGAGCTCCCCGGACCTCGGTTAAGTGCCGACCCTGGAACGAGGAGACAGGAGAGCCCACACTCAGATGATCTCCATGGAAGGGACAAGGGGTCGGATTTACTCAACTTCTCGGAAACTTTTCAAACTATACCAG GTGAGACTAAATTGTACAGCTCAGACGATGAGAAGTTGGACCTCAAATCAGCGGACACGGCTTGcagtgacagagaggacagctCTGCCGTTGACAGCGAAAACGAAAGCGTATCCGATGGGAACAACTGTGGTGCTTTATCCCAAAAGAGTAAACTTAAACCCGGGTCGCAGGAAGCTCTACCGCCGGGAAGCTCAGTGGGGAAGAGCAGGAGGAGACGAACAGCTTTTACAAGCGAGCAGCTACTTGAACTTGAGAAGGAATTTCATTGTAAAAAGTACCTTTCGCTTACCGAACGTTCTCAAATAGCACACGCACTTAAATTGAGCGAGGTGCAGGTCAAGATTTGGTTCCAGAATCGTAGGGCCAAATGGAAAAGAATCAAAGCTGGCAACGTGAATAACAGGTCTGGAGAGCCTGTGAGAAACCCCAAAATTGTGGTCCCAATCCCAGTGCACGTCAACAGGTTTGCGGTGAGGAGTCAGCACCAACAGATAGAGCAAACAAGGCCATGA